One window from the genome of Macrobrachium rosenbergii isolate ZJJX-2024 chromosome 2, ASM4041242v1, whole genome shotgun sequence encodes:
- the LOC136846479 gene encoding uncharacterized protein — MAELERVDSFSADDIKIEKEFVECDKISVSDKKDPDSVEEYTSTVNQPELNATSNSEEYTSKVNQPELNSTSNSEEYTSKMNQFELNAASNGDSSVISEEKSAPVFKKRKRLPKEDRDEERGKDDETDREKRLSVCTDEEEQKDLDEISLLLSIRDSVQKVAQTQNEIGDLIVDFVKKRRSLQF, encoded by the exons ATGGCAGAATTAGAAAGAGTGGACAGTTTTTCAGCAGatgacataaaaattgaaaaag aattcgtagagtgtgataaaatttctgtCAGTGATAAGAAAGATCCTGATAGTGTTGAAGAATACACATCGACGGTGAACCAGCCTGAATTAAATGCTACATCCAACAGTGAAGAATACACCTCGAAAGTGAACCAGCCTGAATTAAATTCTACATCCAACAGTGAAGAATATACCTCAAAGATGAACCAGTTTGAATTAAATGCTGCATCCAATGGTGATTCGTCTGTTATATCTGAAG aaaaatctgCTCCTgttttcaaaaagagaaaaaggttaCCAAAAGAAGATagagatgaagaaagaggaaaggatgATGAAACTGATAGAGAGAAAAGACTCTCAGTATGTACAGATGAAGAGGAACAGAAAGATTTGGATGAAATTTCATTGCTCTTAAGCATAAGAGACTCAGTTCAAAAAGTTGCCCAGACACAAAATGAAATTGGTGATCTGATTGTGGATTTTGTGAAAAAACGACGGTCTTTGCAGTTTTGA